One region of Betaproteobacteria bacterium genomic DNA includes:
- a CDS encoding DUF4062 domain-containing protein, giving the protein MAKVYLSSTLVDLKAERTVVTNWLIAAGHLPVHSYVADSESVHLSCLNDIDACDLYILILGHRYGFVPEESNPEQGSITQLEFRHAGKLGIPRIALLRTSIPDVNLSDLLEPARSARLQEFRDEVGKALRPAVFADEAGLIHGLSTGIQRELNKRIQEELNKRDAKAAHAEQRVIQLEEELRKTREAAVSRVLEQASEPDADDLALSARKALLQGDTALAEKLLRQQEDRAALAAEDSRKEAAERAREIASLAIGRNSETALAALMRAASYQPEDFWTRIELGDAQVVLGQSVPALETYRTALSIAETLAGRDPDNIEWQHDLSVSYDRIGQVLVAQGNGPGALAAYQKGLALSEFLAEREPANTQWQRDRWVYYNRIGSLLARQGEGAKALATFRKCFDIAEFMVEGDIANTKWQRDLSVSHNKIGDMLTVLEDRAGALVAYRKGLDIVECLAESDPANTELQRDLWVSTNKLGDMLVAHRDRVGALVAYQKGSAIIKALVTCDLANTQWQRDLSVSYNKVGDVLAAQDDSPGALVAYRESLRIAKNLSGCDPANTEWLRDLSISYQNIGNVLVAQGNGPGALVAYRKDLAIAELLAERDLTNAQWQVDVVVSCWKLAAFDGLSLIERRDFLRRGLEILRALKQAGRLLPNQDWIDVFETTLSKLDDEAQT; this is encoded by the coding sequence ATGGCCAAAGTCTACCTGTCCTCTACGCTAGTTGACCTCAAAGCAGAGCGCACAGTCGTGACCAACTGGCTGATCGCTGCCGGCCATCTGCCGGTGCACAGCTATGTGGCCGACAGCGAGAGCGTCCATCTGAGTTGCCTCAACGACATCGATGCTTGCGATCTTTACATCCTGATACTCGGCCATCGCTATGGCTTCGTGCCGGAGGAAAGCAATCCCGAGCAAGGCTCCATCACCCAGCTTGAATTCCGCCATGCCGGCAAACTGGGCATTCCGAGAATCGCCCTGCTACGAACCAGTATCCCGGACGTCAATTTAAGTGACCTGCTGGAACCTGCTCGTAGCGCGAGGCTTCAGGAATTCCGCGACGAAGTCGGCAAAGCCCTGCGTCCGGCAGTGTTCGCCGACGAGGCAGGACTGATCCACGGCTTGAGTACCGGCATTCAGCGTGAGCTGAACAAGCGTATTCAGGAAGAACTGAATAAACGCGATGCCAAAGCTGCGCACGCCGAGCAACGTGTCATCCAGCTAGAAGAAGAGTTACGCAAGACCCGCGAGGCCGCTGTTAGCCGGGTGCTGGAACAAGCCAGCGAACCAGATGCGGACGATCTTGCACTGAGCGCCCGGAAAGCACTGCTACAGGGCGATACAGCCCTGGCTGAAAAGCTGTTGCGCCAGCAGGAGGATAGGGCCGCGTTAGCGGCGGAAGATAGCCGTAAAGAAGCCGCCGAGCGAGCCCGTGAAATTGCTTCGCTGGCTATCGGGCGCAATAGCGAAACCGCACTGGCGGCATTGATGCGCGCCGCCAGTTATCAGCCGGAAGACTTCTGGACGAGAATAGAACTTGGCGATGCTCAAGTTGTTCTTGGCCAGAGTGTTCCTGCTCTTGAGACATACCGCACCGCGCTGTCTATTGCCGAAACCCTGGCCGGCAGAGACCCGGACAATATCGAATGGCAGCATGACCTCTCGGTCAGCTACGACCGGATAGGTCAGGTGCTCGTTGCCCAGGGTAATGGGCCGGGGGCGCTTGCCGCTTACCAGAAGGGGCTTGCCCTTTCAGAATTTCTAGCCGAACGCGAACCTGCCAATACTCAATGGCAACGTGATCGTTGGGTCTACTACAACAGAATTGGAAGTCTATTGGCCCGTCAAGGAGAAGGCGCGAAAGCTCTCGCCACCTTTAGAAAATGCTTCGACATAGCCGAGTTCATGGTTGAGGGCGACATTGCAAATACCAAATGGCAGCGTGATCTATCGGTTAGTCATAACAAGATCGGCGATATGTTAACAGTTCTGGAAGACAGGGCGGGGGCGCTTGTGGCTTACAGAAAGGGGCTTGATATTGTCGAGTGCCTAGCGGAAAGCGATCCGGCTAACACTGAATTGCAACGTGACCTGTGGGTTAGCACAAACAAGTTAGGCGACATGCTAGTCGCACATAGAGATCGAGTTGGTGCCTTGGTCGCCTACCAAAAAGGCAGCGCGATTATAAAGGCGCTGGTCACATGCGACCTCGCGAATACCCAATGGCAACGCGACCTCTCGGTCAGCTACAACAAAGTTGGCGATGTCCTGGCCGCTCAAGATGATTCCCCTGGGGCCTTGGTCGCTTACCGGGAAAGCCTTCGCATTGCCAAAAACCTATCCGGATGCGACCCCGCCAACACCGAATGGCTACGCGACCTCTCGATAAGCTACCAGAATATCGGTAATGTGCTGGTCGCCCAGGGAAATGGGCCGGGGGCGCTCGTCGCCTATCGGAAGGATCTTGCTATTGCCGAACTTCTGGCGGAACGCGACCTGACAAATGCTCAGTGGCAGGTCGATGTGGTGGTGTCTTGTTGGAAATTGGCGGCGTTTGATGGCTTGTCGCTCATCGAACGGCGGGATTTTCTGAGGCGTGGCCTGGAAATTTTGAGGGCGTTGAAACAGGCTGGAAGGTTGCTTCCGAATCAGGATTGGATTGACGTATTCGAGACTACGCTTAGTAAGCTCGATGACGAGGCTCAAACTTGA
- a CDS encoding IS3 family transposase (programmed frameshift): MTRRKRRNHSPEFKAKVAIAALRGDKTLAELAQQFDVHPNQITDWKTQLLERSSQVFGDSGAKADSPDTTAMRLKIADLALENDFLGKSAHQSGHAERKTMIDRSHDLPVVRQCRVLGIARSTAYYTPEPVSPEDLALMRWIDELHLEFPFAGSRMLRDLLRHDGHAIGRKRVQTLMNKMGVEAIYRKPNTSQRHAKHPIYPYLLRNRVIDRANQVWATDITYIPMRRGFIYLCAVIDWYSRRVLAWRLSNTLTTDFCVEAVEEAITRYGRPEIFNTDQGSQFTSAEFTGLLKANSIQISMDGKGCWRDNVFVERLWRSIKYEEVYLKAYDCVSAAKAGLGNYIQFYNTRRPHQSFGGKTPDMIYFAGLPTKGLAA, translated from the exons ATGACGAGAAGGAAACGGCGGAATCACTCGCCGGAGTTCAAGGCGAAGGTGGCGATTGCCGCCTTGCGAGGGGACAAGACGCTGGCCGAGTTGGCCCAGCAGTTTGATGTCCATCCCAACCAGATCACCGACTGGAAAACGCAGTTGCTGGAGCGCTCATCGCAAGTCTTCGGTGACAGCGGGGCCAAGGCCGACTCACCCGACACCACAGCGATGCGGCTAAAGATCGCAGATCTGGCACTGGAAAATGATTTTTTAG GAAAAAGCGCTCACCAAAGCGGGCATGCTGAGCGCAAGACGATGATCGACCGCAGCCATGATCTTCCGGTTGTCCGGCAATGCCGGGTTCTCGGCATTGCTCGCTCGACGGCGTATTACACGCCCGAACCGGTCTCGCCAGAAGATCTGGCGCTGATGCGCTGGATCGATGAGCTGCACCTGGAGTTCCCCTTTGCCGGCAGCCGGATGCTACGGGATCTGCTGCGCCATGACGGGCATGCCATCGGTCGAAAACGGGTGCAGACGCTGATGAATAAAATGGGCGTCGAGGCAATTTACCGCAAGCCCAACACCAGTCAGCGACATGCCAAGCATCCGATTTACCCGTATCTGCTCAGGAATCGTGTGATCGATCGGGCCAACCAGGTCTGGGCCACCGACATCACCTACATTCCGATGCGCCGGGGCTTCATTTATCTGTGTGCCGTCATCGACTGGTATAGCCGTCGGGTGCTGGCCTGGCGGCTCTCCAACACGCTGACCACGGATTTCTGTGTTGAGGCGGTTGAGGAGGCGATCACTCGCTATGGCCGACCGGAGATCTTCAACACGGATCAGGGCAGTCAGTTCACCAGCGCCGAATTCACCGGCCTGCTCAAAGCTAACAGTATCCAGATCAGCATGGATGGCAAAGGCTGCTGGCGCGATAACGTCTTTGTCGAGCGGCTGTGGCGAAGTATCAAATACGAGGAGGTGTATCTCAAAGCCTACGACTGCGTTTCGGCGGCAAAAGCAGGTCTGGGTAACTACATCCAGTTCTACAACACCCGGCGGCCGCATCAGTCATTTGGTGGCAAGACGCCGGATATGATTTACTTCGCTGGCCTGCCGACAAAAGGCTTGGCTGCATGA
- a CDS encoding DUF1330 domain-containing protein, protein MSACVIGHITVKDADKWAQYRAQVPATLAPWGAELLFRGQLAGVIAGQHAHTDTVVIRFPDLASVNGWQQSAAYQALIPLRQQAADLELLSFTD, encoded by the coding sequence ATGAGCGCGTGCGTCATCGGCCACATCACCGTCAAGGATGCCGACAAATGGGCGCAATACCGTGCCCAGGTGCCGGCCACGCTGGCGCCGTGGGGGGCCGAACTGCTCTTTCGCGGCCAACTGGCCGGCGTCATCGCCGGCCAGCATGCGCATACCGACACCGTCGTCATCCGCTTTCCCGATCTGGCCTCGGTCAATGGCTGGCAGCAGTCGGCTGCTTACCAAGCCCTGATTCCACTGCGCCAGCAGGCGGCCGATCTCGAATTGCTCTCCTTCACCGACTGA
- a CDS encoding cob(I)yrinic acid a,c-diamide adenosyltransferase, with translation MNDTEKERKGNRLSKIVTRTGDAGTTGLGDGSRTTKDSLRIDAIGEVDELNSGLGVLLCEEMPDTMRAALLDVQNDLFDLGGELCLPGMAVMKDAQVARLEAQAEAFNADLPMLKEFILPGGTRAASLAHLSRTVCRRAERSMVRLHAAEPLSEAARRYINRLSDLLFILGRALNRAGGRGDVLWQKGKNAV, from the coding sequence ATGAACGACACCGAAAAAGAACGCAAGGGCAACCGCCTGTCCAAAATCGTCACTCGCACCGGCGATGCCGGCACCACCGGCCTTGGCGACGGCAGCCGCACCACCAAGGACAGCCTGCGCATCGACGCCATCGGCGAAGTCGATGAGTTGAACTCCGGCCTCGGCGTACTGCTCTGCGAAGAAATGCCGGACACCATGCGCGCCGCGCTGCTCGATGTCCAGAATGATTTATTCGATCTCGGCGGCGAACTCTGCCTGCCCGGCATGGCCGTCATGAAAGACGCGCAAGTCGCCCGCCTCGAAGCGCAGGCCGAGGCCTTCAACGCCGACCTGCCGATGCTCAAGGAATTCATCCTGCCCGGCGGCACCCGCGCTGCCTCGCTCGCCCACCTGAGCCGCACCGTCTGCCGCCGCGCCGAGCGTTCGATGGTTCGCCTGCACGCTGCCGAGCCACTGTCCGAAGCTGCCCGCCGCTATATCAATCGCCTCTCCGACCTGCTCTTCATCCTCGGCCGTGCCCTCAACCGCGCCGGCGGCCGTGGCGACGTGCTCTGGCAAAAAGGCAAGAACGCCGTATGA